The following proteins are co-located in the Clostridiales bacterium genome:
- a CDS encoding cysteine hydrolase yields the protein MSKALLVIDLQNDYFPGGKFPLWNTDRTLERVLTAIDRANHAGIPVIHIQHIADTKKGIAPFFNEGTEGAAIKSEVLDAAPGSPIVIKHHADGFYQTNLSEVLDGLGVKELILCGMMTQNCVTHTAISKSAEQYSVTIIPECCTTVNEAIHAFAVNAVSTRLKLAEIEEAI from the coding sequence ATGAGCAAGGCGCTTTTGGTAATTGACCTGCAAAACGACTATTTCCCAGGTGGCAAGTTTCCGCTATGGAATACTGATAGAACACTGGAACGGGTATTGACTGCAATTGATCGTGCAAACCATGCGGGGATTCCCGTGATTCATATTCAGCATATTGCCGACACCAAGAAGGGCATAGCACCATTCTTCAATGAAGGAACAGAAGGGGCGGCGATCAAATCGGAGGTATTAGATGCTGCACCAGGCAGTCCGATTGTGATTAAGCACCATGCGGATGGATTTTACCAAACAAACCTAAGCGAAGTATTGGATGGTCTGGGGGTGAAGGAACTCATTCTATGCGGGATGATGACACAGAACTGTGTCACTCACACCGCTATTTCAAAAAGTGCTGAACAATACAGTGTGACGATCATCCCAGAGTGCTGCACCACCGTAAACGAAGCAATTCATGCCTTTGCAGTAAATGCGGTTTCAACCAGATTAAAGCTTGCAGAGATTGAAGAAGCAATTTGA
- a CDS encoding Crp/Fnr family transcriptional regulator — translation MINGLKESALFQDMTPEEINDCIALSGAQIRTYKKNEIIFNALDVPKSAFVLIDGDILIYRATLSGKRDIFLHIEDRGDVFGEVYLFMERPLYEYYAVTLQPTTVLEIPKDYFYFTCSENCTHHTMLIRNMMRILAKKAFHFNLKLQILASGTLRQKIIRYLIENMGQSRVVTLSMNREMFADYLNVARPSLSRELLKMEDEGLIRSKGRRIEITDLQMLEDQL, via the coding sequence ATGATCAATGGATTGAAAGAAAGTGCACTGTTTCAGGATATGACTCCGGAGGAAATTAACGACTGTATAGCTCTTTCCGGTGCTCAGATTCGCACGTATAAGAAAAATGAAATCATATTCAATGCCCTTGATGTTCCCAAATCAGCTTTCGTTCTGATTGATGGAGACATCCTGATCTACAGAGCGACGTTGTCGGGAAAGCGGGATATTTTCCTGCATATTGAGGACAGAGGAGATGTATTCGGGGAAGTATATCTGTTTATGGAGAGACCGCTTTATGAATACTACGCCGTAACACTTCAGCCAACCACCGTTCTTGAAATACCAAAGGATTACTTTTATTTTACCTGCTCAGAAAATTGTACCCATCACACGATGCTGATTCGAAATATGATGAGGATTCTGGCAAAAAAGGCATTTCATTTTAATCTTAAGTTGCAGATACTCGCAAGCGGTACGCTTCGTCAGAAAATCATCCGTTATCTGATTGAAAATATGGGCCAAAGCCGCGTAGTCACGTTGAGCATGAACAGGGAAATGTTTGCTGACTATCTAAATGTCGCAAGGCCCTCACTTTCCCGTGAACTCCTCAAAATGGAAGATGAAGGCTTGATTCGGAGCAAAGGCCGCCGCATTGAAATTACTGATCTGCAGATGCTGGAAGATCAATTGTAA
- a CDS encoding helix-turn-helix transcriptional regulator: MKVRKEYTCPLEITHDILKGKWKTVILWQLKYRGRASLSQLEKDIKGISQKMLLEQLHELREFGLVDKIQHDGYPLKVEYFLTEDRGRTIIKALEIMQELGREYLDEKRATDIS; encoded by the coding sequence ATGAAAGTTAGAAAAGAGTACACCTGTCCTTTGGAGATTACCCATGATATCCTGAAAGGAAAGTGGAAAACAGTTATTCTATGGCAATTGAAGTATCGTGGAAGAGCTTCTCTTTCCCAGCTGGAAAAGGATATCAAAGGAATCAGTCAGAAAATGCTGCTGGAACAGCTCCATGAATTACGGGAGTTTGGTTTGGTCGATAAAATACAGCACGATGGCTATCCACTAAAGGTTGAATACTTTCTTACTGAGGATCGGGGGAGAACCATTATAAAAGCATTAGAGATCATGCAGGAATTAGGCCGTGAATACCTCGATGAGAAAAGAGCCACGGATATCTCTTAA
- a CDS encoding DUF1349 domain-containing protein, whose protein sequence is MVKKVISIFLVVAMMMTMMIQPVFATYQPELPSLYQTFNKYFMFGSFQGMSSFFGSNADQRNMLQHHYNSWSPSNEFKPSNLLNLSTAASNYTTVYNEVNADGVIDEAESARLYAANTTLVLGSTSSQLSFLKQVQDLNKTRGPEDQVKVKAHTLFWHNLGQQPEAFFRVGFSNSNGWASKEVMLDRIDSYIKLVFERFEPYKDVLYSWDVVNESIDDFSGFIRNENDYQEGRWGRIFKRPDITDKDARLYEEAVWVRQAFKSAAKYNNQYNLGLTLVYNDFFDADKDYEPKLSATIKMLEPIYEQMKKDGVTFVVGMQNRNATSLDLDVFKDMYNRFSAVCDEFQTTESDTRSDLVANPNYSRDVLPYYLPDGTKNPEWTYTKWQNTPNAHVALVRNGWTAAMGNNTAIMKEQADWQADQFDFLLENSKGNGGKLAMYAFDGLTDSQTFNSNKGAHIFMAGDNAGNTDYTAKMSYYAMIGSVARFELKKQLQNLPDDSSMDIYTPDSWSRYTAAKQAASDILNVRIYDLNAVNNVKNAASALTAAVEELTDLSVSLSDIKVNGTSLTGFAPGTRVYNAAIPVGVLPEVTATAADPAAKIAIVQAEGLPGKATINVTSSDDSKHNTYTINFNVDTTLSSLKVDGIDVSGFSPNTFTYNLVVPYGSKPEVTATSSDPGVLVNISQVDGVPGQAIIDVSQASVKTTYTINFNVDSSLKSLKVNGVTVSGFTSGIYTYNVYVPEGVSPVTVAVPNDLNAPISTVQADTVPGKAVITVGTGSAQLVYTVNFSNSASSSDEFSKAALNTSLWHWVNEDPSTWSLTSNPGYMTISPRAGDIYGSGSTDAKNILLQNAPGDWTIETKLQCSVRPHAAYQQGGIIAYQDMDNYIKLDWESTSSTNTIIQVCREVGGSATSSNVNGSVVGSDNTLWLRMVKSGNVYTTYYSTNGTNFTQLGTSYTLNFKNVQAGLIAINGSGTNTDLDVKFDYFHSSANIFVPLPADKEALTSLIDQAKALNELHYTIETWANLQTALNDAIAKKDDPAASQTDVNTAATNLQAAIGALVHRAAATSLTGSDRVQPQSSFVVGIGLNNISQDVYAEDISLSFDPEVFEYDTVTSENPNISILTKEPSATGTLRIVAANIGGVKADVESLINVGFKVKAGVKDVTSSISITKAKLGIMPEGTVVQPLLASKTITVEAAQTVDKSALIAAINAAQEAYDNAAVGNDPGQYPAAAKEAFLTAINAANLVYANPDATQAEVNREVEALAAARTIFDGSVIPQPDTDKTELKAAIDDAQALYDRAVVGTADGNYRQADKNVFQLAIAAAKEVFDNSGASQEAIDNATSTLKSAKAAFEASVITATTGDLNNSATIDVGDLAIIAYYYGAKLGDENWASAKIADINNDGKVDIEDLAFVALRMLD, encoded by the coding sequence ATGGTTAAAAAAGTAATTTCAATATTCTTGGTCGTTGCAATGATGATGACCATGATGATCCAACCTGTTTTTGCAACATACCAGCCGGAGCTCCCATCTCTTTATCAGACGTTCAATAAGTATTTCATGTTTGGTTCCTTTCAGGGGATGAGCAGCTTCTTTGGGAGCAATGCGGATCAAAGAAACATGCTTCAGCATCATTACAACAGCTGGAGCCCGTCCAATGAATTCAAACCGTCTAATTTGCTCAATCTGAGCACCGCAGCTTCAAATTACACTACTGTTTATAATGAAGTAAACGCTGACGGTGTTATTGATGAAGCTGAGAGCGCGCGACTTTACGCCGCCAATACTACTCTTGTTCTTGGTTCAACCAGTTCACAGCTGTCCTTCTTAAAACAGGTCCAGGATTTAAACAAAACCCGTGGACCCGAAGATCAGGTCAAGGTAAAAGCCCATACACTGTTTTGGCATAACCTTGGTCAACAGCCAGAGGCATTTTTCCGTGTAGGTTTTTCAAACTCCAATGGATGGGCAAGCAAGGAAGTAATGCTGGATCGGATTGATTCGTATATTAAGCTGGTGTTTGAAAGGTTTGAACCTTATAAAGACGTACTGTATTCATGGGATGTAGTCAATGAATCAATTGATGACTTCTCTGGATTTATCCGCAATGAGAATGACTATCAGGAAGGCCGCTGGGGCCGTATCTTTAAAAGACCTGATATTACCGACAAAGATGCCAGACTATATGAGGAAGCAGTTTGGGTACGTCAGGCATTTAAATCAGCAGCAAAGTATAACAACCAGTACAACTTAGGGTTGACTCTTGTCTACAATGACTTCTTCGATGCAGACAAAGACTATGAACCTAAGCTCAGTGCCACCATCAAAATGCTTGAGCCCATCTACGAGCAGATGAAGAAGGACGGTGTCACCTTTGTTGTGGGTATGCAAAACAGGAATGCCACTTCACTGGATCTGGATGTCTTTAAGGATATGTACAATCGGTTCTCCGCAGTATGCGACGAGTTCCAAACCACAGAGTCAGACACGCGTTCCGACCTTGTGGCCAATCCTAATTACAGCAGAGATGTATTGCCGTATTACCTGCCGGATGGAACAAAAAATCCGGAATGGACTTATACCAAATGGCAAAATACACCCAATGCACATGTGGCACTGGTTCGAAACGGCTGGACCGCTGCAATGGGAAATAACACAGCAATTATGAAAGAACAGGCAGACTGGCAGGCAGATCAGTTTGACTTCCTTCTGGAGAACAGTAAGGGCAATGGCGGCAAACTTGCGATGTATGCCTTCGACGGTTTGACTGATTCCCAAACCTTTAATTCAAACAAGGGCGCCCATATCTTCATGGCAGGTGACAATGCAGGAAATACAGACTATACTGCAAAAATGTCCTATTATGCCATGATCGGCAGTGTGGCACGATTTGAATTGAAAAAACAGCTGCAAAATCTTCCTGATGATTCTTCAATGGATATTTATACACCTGACAGCTGGAGCAGATATACGGCAGCAAAGCAAGCAGCCAGTGATATCTTAAACGTAAGGATCTATGATTTAAATGCTGTAAATAATGTGAAAAATGCTGCAAGTGCATTGACTGCAGCGGTAGAGGAGTTGACAGATCTCTCTGTATCCTTGAGTGATATCAAGGTGAATGGTACGTCATTAACTGGTTTTGCTCCAGGAACACGCGTTTATAATGCAGCGATCCCTGTGGGCGTACTTCCTGAGGTTACGGCAACGGCTGCAGATCCTGCCGCAAAGATTGCAATAGTGCAGGCGGAGGGGCTTCCCGGCAAGGCTACGATTAACGTCACTTCAAGTGATGACTCGAAGCATAATACCTATACAATCAACTTTAACGTTGACACAACATTAAGCAGTCTAAAAGTAGATGGTATTGATGTCAGCGGATTCAGCCCGAATACTTTTACTTACAATCTGGTTGTTCCCTATGGGTCGAAGCCGGAGGTTACGGCAACCTCAAGCGATCCTGGCGTCTTGGTTAACATCAGCCAGGTTGATGGAGTGCCGGGGCAGGCGATAATCGATGTTTCACAGGCAAGCGTAAAAACAACATATACCATCAACTTCAATGTGGATTCTTCCCTGAAAAGTCTCAAGGTAAACGGAGTTACTGTCAGCGGATTCACTTCGGGTATCTATACCTATAACGTATACGTTCCTGAGGGTGTTAGCCCTGTGACTGTTGCGGTGCCGAATGATCTTAATGCGCCGATTTCCACTGTTCAGGCGGATACTGTTCCTGGAAAGGCGGTCATAACGGTTGGGACAGGGAGCGCGCAGCTGGTCTATACGGTGAACTTCAGCAATAGTGCGTCTTCCAGCGATGAATTCAGCAAAGCTGCATTAAATACTTCACTCTGGCATTGGGTAAATGAAGATCCATCAACATGGAGCCTTACTTCAAACCCAGGATACATGACAATCAGCCCGAGAGCAGGAGATATTTACGGTTCGGGATCCACAGATGCAAAGAACATTCTGCTTCAGAATGCGCCGGGAGACTGGACCATAGAAACCAAGCTTCAATGCTCAGTAAGACCGCATGCGGCTTACCAGCAGGGAGGCATTATCGCCTACCAGGATATGGATAATTATATCAAGCTGGATTGGGAATCAACCAGCTCAACCAATACCATTATTCAGGTCTGCAGGGAGGTAGGCGGATCGGCAACCTCAAGCAATGTGAACGGAAGTGTCGTGGGCAGTGACAATACACTCTGGCTGAGAATGGTTAAGAGCGGCAATGTATACACGACTTACTACTCCACAAACGGAACCAATTTTACTCAGCTCGGAACAAGTTATACCCTTAATTTTAAAAATGTTCAGGCAGGATTGATTGCGATCAACGGTTCGGGGACCAATACCGATCTGGATGTGAAGTTTGATTACTTCCACAGCAGCGCGAATATATTTGTTCCGCTTCCAGCGGATAAGGAAGCTTTGACCTCATTGATTGATCAAGCGAAGGCACTGAATGAGCTCCATTATACAATAGAGACATGGGCAAATCTGCAGACTGCATTGAATGATGCGATTGCGAAAAAAGATGATCCGGCAGCTTCACAGACTGATGTGAATACAGCAGCTACGAACCTGCAGGCGGCGATCGGTGCTCTGGTACACAGAGCTGCGGCAACGAGCCTCACGGGAAGTGACCGCGTTCAGCCCCAATCAAGCTTTGTAGTAGGAATAGGACTTAATAACATATCACAAGATGTATATGCAGAGGACATCTCGTTAAGCTTTGATCCGGAAGTATTTGAATATGATACGGTTACCAGTGAGAACCCGAACATCAGTATCCTCACAAAAGAACCGTCTGCTACAGGAACTTTGAGGATCGTCGCCGCAAATATCGGCGGAGTAAAAGCAGATGTCGAGTCCCTGATAAATGTGGGCTTCAAGGTAAAAGCAGGTGTGAAAGATGTTACAAGCAGCATCTCTATTACAAAAGCGAAGCTTGGTATCATGCCGGAGGGAACGGTGGTTCAGCCGCTGCTAGCCAGCAAGACCATTACCGTCGAGGCCGCACAAACCGTAGACAAGAGCGCATTGATTGCAGCGATCAATGCAGCGCAGGAAGCATATGACAACGCAGCAGTCGGAAATGATCCCGGTCAGTATCCTGCTGCCGCAAAAGAAGCCTTCCTGACGGCAATCAATGCTGCGAATCTGGTCTATGCAAATCCTGATGCGACACAGGCGGAAGTCAATCGTGAAGTAGAAGCACTAGCGGCTGCAAGAACCATTTTCGATGGCTCCGTAATTCCACAGCCCGACACAGACAAGACGGAACTGAAAGCTGCAATAGATGATGCTCAGGCCCTGTATGACAGAGCTGTAGTTGGTACAGCGGACGGCAATTACAGGCAGGCTGATAAAAACGTCTTCCAGCTGGCCATTGCCGCAGCTAAAGAAGTATTTGATAATTCGGGCGCAAGCCAAGAAGCTATTGACAATGCCACCAGTACGCTGAAATCAGCCAAAGCTGCTTTTGAGGCTTCCGTAATCACGGCAACAACAGGAGATCTCAACAATTCTGCAACAATTGATGTAGGAGACCTTGCAATTATTGCATACTACTATGGTGCAAAACTCGGCGACGAAAACTGGGCATCAGCGAAGATTGCAGATATCAATAATGACGGTAAGGTAGACATTGAAGATTTGGCCTTCGTAGCGTTAAGAATGCTCGATTGA
- a CDS encoding MBL fold metallo-hydrolase, giving the protein MYELIKICDKSYYINSPAKIGLYLNGNDEVYLVDSGNDKDAGRKIRQHLEKNNWRLKAILNTHSNADHIGGNKYLQSQTGCKIYAPGIDCDFTRHPLLEPSFLYGGFPPKDLRHKFLMAQESDAEYLTAEALPEGMTILPLPGHFFDMVGFRDANDVVYLADSLSSKETLDKYQITFIYDIAAYLNTLENVKGLDAALYVPAHAETTDNIAPLAQINIDKVNEIAEKILLFCKEPLCFEHILQKLFQSYDLTMNFDQYVLVGSTVRSYLSWLKDTGKVCINFENALPLWCSI; this is encoded by the coding sequence ATGTATGAACTAATCAAAATCTGTGACAAAAGCTATTATATCAATAGTCCTGCGAAAATTGGACTTTACTTGAATGGGAACGATGAAGTATATCTGGTGGACAGCGGCAACGACAAGGATGCAGGAAGAAAAATCCGTCAGCATCTGGAAAAAAACAATTGGCGCTTAAAAGCAATTCTGAACACCCATTCCAATGCCGATCACATCGGCGGCAACAAATATCTGCAAAGTCAAACCGGATGCAAAATATATGCACCGGGAATTGACTGCGATTTTACCCGTCACCCCCTTCTCGAACCATCCTTTTTATATGGCGGCTTTCCTCCCAAAGACTTACGGCATAAATTTCTTATGGCTCAAGAAAGTGACGCAGAGTATCTTACTGCTGAAGCCCTGCCCGAAGGGATGACCATCCTCCCCCTTCCGGGTCATTTTTTTGATATGGTCGGTTTTCGGGATGCAAATGATGTGGTCTATCTGGCAGACTCTTTGTCCAGCAAAGAAACACTGGACAAATATCAGATCACTTTTATATATGATATCGCTGCCTATCTGAACACCCTTGAAAACGTGAAGGGGCTTGATGCTGCGCTATATGTTCCAGCGCATGCAGAAACCACAGACAACATTGCACCCCTTGCTCAGATCAACATCGATAAGGTAAATGAGATCGCTGAAAAGATTCTTTTGTTTTGTAAAGAACCGCTCTGTTTTGAACATATTTTACAGAAGTTGTTTCAGTCTTATGATCTGACCATGAATTTTGATCAGTATGTCCTTGTGGGAAGTACCGTTCGTTCATATCTTTCATGGCTGAAAGATACAGGAAAAGTGTGTATCAATTTTGAAAATGCCCTGCCTCTTTGGTGCTCCATATAA
- the pflA gene encoding pyruvate formate lyase-activating protein, with protein MSIKGSLHSVETFGTLDGPGIRYVLFLQGCALRCLYCHNPDTWKMGAGKEVDSQEVVEEILTYKNFIRKGGVTLSGGEPLLQPEFTLDVIQRCREHGIHTAVDTAGSVSLLRSAPVLDAADLVLLDIKSLKDSQCISLTGKSNSNTLATLDYCEQIGKPVWLRHVLVPGWTLEMSQLKELAEFLKPYQCIQKVELLPFHKMGEYKWKAMKLQYQLENTKEPTDEELTQAKELFAKAGLPVVLPESSVLHSA; from the coding sequence ATGAGCATAAAAGGATCTCTTCATTCAGTTGAAACATTCGGGACACTTGATGGTCCGGGTATCCGATACGTATTGTTTCTGCAGGGCTGCGCGCTCCGCTGCCTCTACTGCCACAACCCCGACACCTGGAAAATGGGAGCAGGAAAAGAAGTAGACTCTCAGGAGGTTGTGGAAGAAATACTCACTTACAAGAACTTTATTAGAAAGGGCGGCGTTACCCTTTCCGGAGGAGAGCCTCTTCTCCAGCCTGAATTTACACTGGATGTCATTCAGCGCTGCCGTGAGCATGGAATTCATACTGCGGTGGATACTGCCGGTAGCGTATCCCTGCTCAGATCAGCACCTGTTTTGGATGCAGCAGATCTGGTACTGCTTGATATCAAAAGTCTGAAAGATTCCCAATGCATTTCTCTTACAGGAAAAAGTAATTCCAATACGCTTGCCACCTTGGATTATTGTGAACAAATTGGGAAACCGGTCTGGCTGCGTCATGTACTGGTTCCCGGATGGACTTTAGAGATGTCACAGCTTAAAGAACTTGCCGAGTTTCTGAAGCCTTATCAATGCATTCAGAAAGTAGAGCTCCTGCCCTTCCACAAAATGGGAGAATATAAATGGAAAGCGATGAAGCTTCAGTATCAGTTAGAGAATACAAAAGAGCCAACAGATGAGGAATTAACCCAAGCAAAAGAGCTGTTCGCAAAAGCCGGTCTGCCAGTGGTTCTTCCCGAGTCATCCGTGTTACATTCTGCATAA
- the pflB gene encoding formate C-acetyltransferase: protein MSFKTGNWNKEVDTRGFIAANYTPYDGDKGFLASPTGKTEELWKKTLELLKEERDRNGVYDIDENTISTITSHKPGYIDKALEEIVGFQTDEPLKRAVLPFGGINLVHEQLAVYGRKLPDEIENVFQYRKTHNDGVFDAYTDEMKKARHCAIITGLPDGYGRGRIIGDYRRIPLYGTTFLTEKKKNAKASYVFDVIDETVIRQREELSEQIRSLQELTDMAASYGYDISRPAKDTKEAIQWLYFGYLAAIKEQNGAAMSLGRVSTFLDIYAEEDLKSGKYTEAEIQELVDHFIIKLRLVRFLRTPAYNELFSGDPVWITEAIAGMGEDGRHMVTKMSYRFLHTLTNLGPAPEPNLTVLWSQRLPENFKNYCAEMSIATSSIQYESDDIMRPKFGDDYGIACCVSPMRIGKQMQFFGARANLGKALLYAINGGKDERYGIQVAPEFAPVTSEYLDYEEVQRKFDTMLGWLAKLYINTLNVIHYMHDKYAYERIEMALHDEEVLRTMAGGIAGLSVVADSLSAIKHAKVKAIRNEEGLAVDFEIEGDYPKFGNNDASVDQIAMDVVKSFRTKLGAHPTYRGAQHAMSVLTITSNVVYGKKTGATPDGRPAGEPFAPGANPMHGRDTNGCIASMKSVAKLPFDYSEDGISYTFSVVPGALGKEADQKSENLVSLLDGYFADKGHHINVNVLNKEVLLDAMDHPENYPQLTIRVSGYAVNFIKLSREQQLDVLHRTFHNKM, encoded by the coding sequence ATGAGTTTTAAAACAGGAAATTGGAACAAAGAGGTGGATACCCGCGGTTTTATCGCAGCAAACTATACACCTTATGACGGCGACAAAGGCTTTCTTGCATCGCCAACAGGGAAAACAGAAGAATTGTGGAAAAAAACACTGGAACTGCTCAAGGAGGAGCGTGATCGGAACGGAGTTTATGACATCGATGAGAACACCATTTCCACCATCACCTCCCATAAGCCTGGATATATAGACAAAGCGCTGGAAGAAATCGTCGGCTTTCAGACAGACGAACCCCTGAAACGAGCAGTGCTGCCGTTCGGCGGTATCAACCTCGTCCACGAACAGCTGGCAGTCTACGGCCGCAAGCTTCCCGATGAAATCGAAAACGTATTTCAATACCGAAAGACCCATAATGATGGAGTCTTCGACGCATATACCGACGAGATGAAAAAGGCACGCCACTGTGCCATCATTACAGGACTTCCCGATGGCTATGGACGAGGCAGAATTATCGGGGATTACAGGCGGATTCCGCTGTACGGCACCACCTTCCTCACCGAGAAGAAAAAGAATGCCAAAGCGTCCTACGTGTTTGACGTGATTGATGAAACCGTGATCAGACAGCGGGAAGAACTGAGCGAACAGATTCGTTCCCTTCAAGAACTTACCGATATGGCTGCTTCCTATGGTTATGATATCTCCCGCCCGGCAAAGGACACCAAGGAAGCGATACAATGGCTCTATTTCGGCTATCTGGCCGCCATCAAGGAACAGAATGGAGCTGCCATGAGCCTCGGCAGAGTCTCTACCTTCCTGGATATCTATGCGGAAGAGGATTTAAAAAGCGGAAAATATACCGAAGCGGAAATCCAGGAACTTGTTGATCATTTCATCATAAAGCTTCGTCTGGTCCGCTTCCTGCGAACCCCTGCTTACAACGAACTGTTCAGCGGTGATCCGGTTTGGATTACTGAGGCAATCGCAGGGATGGGTGAAGACGGGCGGCATATGGTAACGAAGATGAGTTACCGCTTCCTGCATACGCTGACAAACCTCGGCCCTGCGCCGGAGCCAAACCTGACCGTACTTTGGAGCCAGCGTCTTCCCGAGAATTTTAAAAATTACTGTGCGGAGATGTCCATCGCAACCTCTTCAATCCAGTATGAAAGCGATGATATCATGCGTCCGAAGTTCGGTGACGATTATGGCATTGCCTGTTGCGTATCCCCTATGAGAATCGGCAAACAGATGCAGTTCTTCGGCGCTCGTGCGAATCTTGGCAAGGCACTGCTCTATGCCATTAACGGCGGGAAGGATGAGCGGTACGGTATACAGGTTGCACCGGAATTTGCACCAGTCACCTCTGAATACCTGGATTACGAAGAAGTGCAGCGAAAATTTGATACAATGCTGGGCTGGCTGGCGAAATTGTATATCAACACACTGAATGTCATTCATTATATGCATGACAAATATGCTTACGAACGCATTGAAATGGCACTTCATGACGAAGAGGTGCTCAGGACGATGGCAGGGGGCATCGCAGGGCTCAGCGTCGTTGCAGACAGTCTTTCCGCCATCAAACACGCAAAAGTTAAAGCAATCCGAAACGAAGAAGGCCTCGCCGTTGACTTTGAGATCGAAGGAGACTACCCTAAGTTTGGGAATAACGATGCCTCCGTTGATCAGATTGCAATGGATGTGGTCAAAAGCTTCCGAACAAAGCTTGGCGCGCACCCTACCTATCGCGGAGCACAGCATGCCATGTCGGTGCTGACCATCACTTCTAACGTGGTCTACGGCAAAAAGACAGGCGCAACCCCCGACGGACGACCTGCCGGAGAACCCTTCGCACCGGGTGCCAACCCCATGCACGGACGTGATACAAACGGTTGTATCGCAAGTATGAAGAGTGTCGCTAAGCTGCCCTTCGATTACTCTGAGGATGGTATCTCCTACACGTTCAGCGTAGTGCCGGGTGCTCTTGGAAAGGAAGCGGATCAGAAGTCTGAAAATCTGGTTTCCCTGCTGGATGGATATTTTGCCGACAAAGGGCACCACATCAATGTGAATGTCCTGAACAAGGAGGTTTTGCTGGATGCCATGGACCATCCTGAAAATTATCCACAGCTTACCATCCGGGTCAGCGGCTATGCCGTCAACTTTATAAAGCTATCCAGAGAGCAGCAGCTTGATGTACTGCACCGAACATTCCACAATAAGATGTAA
- a CDS encoding MFS transporter, translating to MRIIYKKFGIFKSSHHDRDFNLFLLAALFAGIGAGINASIFNNYLNDIFNLSEEIRGLLEVPREAPGFFILLILATLSFLGDVRIAMLGMAAAGLGMLGLGLLSPTFALMIIWMMMYSLGTHMIMPVTPSIGMTLSKQESFGSRLGTVSAFGLIGSIVAYVFIFLGFHYMQMSYQTAFITGTVFYVFAAFSIGFMKKSEPEVRKAKFVFRKRYTLFYVLSVISGARNQIFMTFAPWVLIKVFDVKPQMFAILGMVVALVSIGTRKMIGKLIDSKGERFVLTAEAFLLFVICLGYAFSDMLFTAKVAVVIIAACYVIDNSMSAVEMARSTYVRKIAVDVADVTPTLSTGVSLQHIASMVIPVFGGLLWAAAGYEAVFIAAAVIAFLNFILSRKIVIT from the coding sequence ATGAGAATAATCTACAAGAAATTTGGAATTTTTAAAAGCTCCCATCACGACCGGGACTTTAATCTGTTTTTGCTTGCTGCACTGTTTGCTGGAATCGGGGCAGGCATTAATGCATCTATATTCAACAACTATTTGAACGATATTTTCAACCTGTCTGAGGAAATCAGAGGTCTTCTGGAGGTACCGAGAGAAGCCCCTGGCTTTTTTATTTTGTTAATTTTGGCGACGTTAAGTTTTTTAGGCGATGTTAGAATTGCAATGCTGGGAATGGCTGCTGCGGGGCTGGGGATGCTGGGGCTGGGTCTCCTGTCACCGACGTTTGCACTGATGATCATCTGGATGATGATGTACAGCCTCGGTACACACATGATTATGCCTGTGACGCCATCCATCGGCATGACACTGTCCAAGCAGGAATCATTCGGTTCAAGGCTCGGAACAGTCAGTGCCTTCGGTCTAATTGGCAGCATTGTCGCTTATGTCTTTATATTTTTAGGCTTTCACTACATGCAGATGTCTTATCAAACGGCATTCATTACCGGTACCGTATTTTACGTATTCGCTGCTTTTTCAATTGGATTCATGAAGAAAAGCGAGCCGGAGGTACGTAAAGCAAAGTTTGTTTTTAGAAAACGATATACGCTTTTTTATGTGCTGTCTGTTATCAGCGGTGCCAGAAATCAAATTTTTATGACCTTTGCCCCCTGGGTATTGATTAAGGTGTTTGACGTAAAGCCTCAGATGTTTGCGATCCTGGGAATGGTGGTTGCCCTTGTCAGTATCGGCACAAGAAAGATGATTGGCAAATTGATCGACAGCAAAGGCGAGCGTTTCGTCCTGACGGCAGAAGCCTTCCTTCTGTTTGTCATCTGCCTCGGCTATGCATTTTCAGATATGCTTTTTACAGCAAAAGTTGCAGTAGTGATCATTGCCGCCTGCTATGTTATCGACAATTCCATGTCTGCGGTGGAAATGGCACGATCCACCTATGTAAGGAAAATTGCAGTAGATGTTGCTGATGTAACGCCGACTCTGTCCACCGGCGTCAGCCTGCAACATATTGCCTCCATGGTTATTCCGGTTTTCGGAGGCCTCCTGTGGGCTGCTGCAGGATATGAAGCCGTATTTATTGCTGCAGCAGTCATTGCTTTCCTGAACTTTATTCTTTCCCGTAAAATTGTGATTACCTAA